In Eubalaena glacialis isolate mEubGla1 chromosome 2, mEubGla1.1.hap2.+ XY, whole genome shotgun sequence, a single genomic region encodes these proteins:
- the RNASE6 gene encoding ribonuclease K6 has translation MGPGLLGCFPLLLLLLGLWWSVCPLCALPKHLTKAHWFEIQHIQPRLLQCNKAMSGVNNYTQHCKPQNTFLHNSFQDVAAVCDLPHIVCKNGQHNCHQSPKPVNLTQCSFTAGKYPDCRYRDDTQYKLFIVACDPPQKSDPPYHLVPVHLDKIV, from the coding sequence ATGGGGCCAGGTCTTCTGGGATGCTTTCCTCTCCTCCTATTGCTGCTGGGACTATGGTGGTCAGTGTGTCCACTTTGTGCTTTGCCTAAGCATCTCACCAAGGCTCACTGGTTTGAAATTCAGCATATACAGCCAAGGCTTCTCCAGTGCAACAAGGCAATGAGCGGCGTCAATAATTATACTCAACACTGTAAGCCTCAAAACAcctttctgcacaactccttccaGGACGTGGCTGCTGTCTGTGATTTGCCCCACATCGTCTGTAAGAATGGGCAGCACAACTGCCACCAGAGTCCAAAGCCTGTTAACCTGACTCAGTGCAGTTTCACTGCGGGGAAGTATCCTGACTGCCGCTACCGAGATGACACCCAATACAAGCTCTTCATTGTTGCCTGCGACCCCCCTCAGAAGAGCGACCCTCCCTATCATTTGGTTCCTGTACACTTAGACAAGATTGTTTAA
- the EDDM3B gene encoding LOW QUALITY PROTEIN: epididymal secretory protein E3-beta (The sequence of the model RefSeq protein was modified relative to this genomic sequence to represent the inferred CDS: inserted 1 base in 1 codon) → MASSLKVLGSLLALLFPLCGLLVHGQNISWREFVKRHHPSTNWEFSKYKCGDLMRERGVSKDKNYHIFVYTVWHKIEHICIRNWRDHYRNVYIWALYPFKTLKCHXENSKNNYKDYKSYSYIEFHCGMNGFVDGIEDMPLLEDISD, encoded by the exons ATGGCATCTTCTCTAAAGGTCCTAGGCTCTCTCTTGGCCCTGCTGTTTCCTCTATGTGGGCTCCTTGTACACGGCCAGAACATTTCCTGGAGGGAATTTGTGAAACGGCACCACCCTAGCACAAACTGGGAATTCAGCAAGTACAAATGCGGTGATCTGATGAGGGAAAGAGGTGTTTCAAAAGACAAGAACTATCACATCTTCGTCTATACCGTATGGCACAAAATTGAGCATATATGCATCAGGAACTGGAGAGATCACTacagaaatgtatatatatgggcCCTATATCCCTTCAAAACACTCAAGTGCC CGGAGAATAGCAAAAACAACTACAAAGATTACAAGAGCTACAGCTACATTGAATTCCATTGTGGCATGAACGGGTTTGTTGATGGCATAGAGGACATGCCGTTGTTAGAGGATATCAGCGACTAG
- the RNASE4 gene encoding ribonuclease 4 codes for MALQRTHALLLLLLLTLLGLGLVQPSYGQDRMYQRFLRQHVDPDVTGGNDGYCNLMMQRRKMTSHQCKRFNTFIHEDLWSIRSICRTANIQCKNGQMNCHEGVVKVTDCRETGSSRAPNCRYRAKASTRRVVIACEGNPEVPVHFDK; via the coding sequence ATGGCTCTCCAGAGGACCCATGCATTACTTCTGCTCTTGCTGCTGACcctgctggggctggggctggtacAGCCCTCCTATGGCCAGGATCGCATGTACCAACGATTCCTGCGGCAACACGTGGACCCTGATGTGACAGGAGGCAATGATGGCTACTGCAACTTGATGATGCAAAGACGGAAGATGACTTCACATCAGTGCAAGCGCTTCAACACTTTCATTCATGAAGACCTTTGGAGCATTCGTAGTATCTGCAGAACCGCCAATATTCAGTGCAAGAATGGCCAGATGAACTGCCATGAGGGTGTAGTGAAGGTCACAGACTGCAGGGAGACAGGAAGTTCCAGGGCTCCCAACTGCAGATACCGGGCCAAGGCCAGCACCAGACGTGTTGTCATTGCCTGTGAAGGTAACCCAGAGGTTCCTGTGCACTTTGATAAATAG
- the RNASE1 gene encoding ribonuclease pancreatic — translation MAPKSLVLLPWLVLVLLVLGWVQPSLGRESPAMKFQRQHMDSGNSPGNNHNYCNQMMMRRQMTQGRCKPVNTFVHESLEDVKAVCSQKNVLCKNGRPNCYKSNSAMRITDCRQTGSSKYPNCAYNTSQVEKHIIVACEGDPYVPVHFDGSV, via the coding sequence ATGGCTCCGAAGTCCCTGGTCCTGCTGCCATGGCTGGTCTTGGTGCTGCTGGTGCTGGGGTGGGTCCAGCCTTCCCTGGGCAGGGAATCGCCGGCCATGAAGTTCCAGCGGCAGCACATGGACTCCGGCAACTCCCCAGGCAACAACCACAACTACTGCAACCAAATGATGATGCGCCGACAAATGACCCAGGGTCGGTGCAAGCCGGTGAACACCTTTGTGCACGAGTCCCTGGAAGATGTCAAGGCCGTCTGCTCCCAGAAAAACGTCCTCTGCAAGAATGGGCGGCCCAACTGCTATAAGAGCAACTCCGCCATGCGCATCACAGACTGCCGCCAGACGGGCAGCTCCAAGTACCCCAACTGTGCCTACAATACCAGCCAGGTGGAGAAACACATCATCGTGGCCTGTGAGGGGGACCCGTATGTGCCAGTCCACTTTGACGGTTCTGTGTAG